Proteins encoded by one window of Arachis ipaensis cultivar K30076 chromosome B04, Araip1.1, whole genome shotgun sequence:
- the LOC107639764 gene encoding uncharacterized protein LOC107639764 has protein sequence MMYLNMQRFRVHFMKLGINYEKIHACPNNCMLYWGEDKEKEMCKVCNRFRWKLDTKGGEIQESNDGNIRKKVPAKVLRYFPLKPHLQRLFLSSKTAEAMRWHDVAPKEDGVMTHPRDSEAWKMFDLKNTSFAEDPRNIRLALATDGINPYRSMNANSSTWPVILIPYNTPPWICMKRTSFILSMIIPGKKMPGNNIDVYLQPLIKELKELWNEGVDAYDSFEKKAFKLHAALMWTISDFPGLGILSGWNTYTGLACLSCNFDSVPFQLPHSRKSCFIGHRHFLNQRHQFRLNRVRFNGEQEFRNPPKRLSGLDILEHVKDINVTFGRKEEAKVKGKRRRGERATEGAKQWRKKSIFFELPYWKYNLLRHNLDVMHIEKNVCDNVIYTLLNDSTKSKDHLNARKDLKALGCKQDLWPDENA, from the coding sequence ATGATGTATTTGAACATGCAGAGATTCCGAGTTCATTTTATGAAGCTTGGTATAAATTATGAGAAGATACATGCATGCCCAAACAATTGCATGCTATATTGGGGTGAAGACAAGGAGAAAGAAATGTGTAAAGTTTGCAATAGGTTTAGATGGAAACTAGATACAAAGGGTGGTGAGATTCAAGAATCAAATGATGGGAATATTAGGAAGAAGGTGCCTGCTAAAGTTCTTCGTTACTTTCCACTAAAACCTCATTTGCAAAGGTTATTTTTGTCTTCAAAGACAGCCGAGGCCATGAGATGGCATGATGTTGCTCCTAAGGAAGATGGTGTAATGACGCATCCTAGAGATTCAGAAGCTTGGAAGATGTTTGATTTAAAAAACACTTCATTCGCAGAGGATCCACGAAATATACGTTTGGCATTAGCTACTGATGGTATTAATCCCTATCGTAGTATGAATGCAAATTCTAGTACCTGGCCAGTTATTCTCATTCCTTACAACACTCCTCCTTGGATTTGTATGAAGCGGACGTCTTTTATTCTTTCAATGATAATTCCTGGAAAAAAGATGCCAGGAAACAATATAGATGTCTACTTACAACCGTTGATCAAAGAGCTAAAAGAGTTATGGAATGAGGGTGTGGATGCATATGATTCTTTTGAGAAAAAGGCGTTCAAATTGCATGCGGCGTTGATGTGGACTATAAGTGACTTTCCTGGGTTAGGAATTCTCTCCGGGTGGAACACGTATACTGGACTTGCTTGTCTATCTTGTAACTTCGACTCTGTTCCTTTTCAACTTCCTCATAGTAGAAAATCATGTTTCATAGGACATCGTCATTTTCTTAATCAAAGGCATCAGTTTAGATTGAATAGGGTTCGATTTAATGGAGAGCAAGAATTTCGCAATCCACCGAAGAGGTTATCTGGTCTTGATATACTTGAGCATGTCAAGGACATCAATGTCACATTTGGTAGAAAAGAAGAGGCAAAAGTTAAGGGGAAAAGAAGACGTGGTGAGCGTGCTACAGAAGGTGCTAAGCAGTGGAGGAAGAAAAGCATTTTTTTTGAACTTCCCTATTGGAAGTATAACCTATTGCGTCACAATCTTGATGTGATGCATATAGAAAAAAATGTATGTGATAATGTGATATACACGTTGCTAAATGACAGCACCAAGTCAAAAGACCACCTCAATGCTCGAAAAGATCTTAAAGCTTTAGGCTGTAAGCAAGATCTTTGGCCAGATGAGAATGCCTAG